TGTTCCGCATACGCAACTATGCGTGCCGTGCAAAATGAAAGAAAAAAAATCTAATCAGTCCCATTAATTACGACAACACTGCACTACAACTAAAAACGGAAAAACACATAAAAATTTTTGACAAAAGCGACGCGGCGAACCCTCTCAAATATCTTCAATCTTTGAAAAAATAGACGAAAAAACTTTTGCAAAAAAAGAAGACTGCGGTAGTAAAACGACAGAAACGTTCATTCAAGTTCCTTGGTTTTTCAAAAAAGCATAGCTTCAAAAAGGTATTTTCGGCTTTTTCATTCGCACTATTTTTGTTATTTTTTCTGTTCAGTCATTGATTTTAACCAGTCTTTCTGATAGATTATTAGCGTCGCTGTGAGTTGTCTTTTTGTTTTTATCGAAAAGCAAACGAATGAAAAAGGTTCCCTGTGCACATTCATTTCTTTCATTTCCTTATCGGAATTTTATTGCTCTATTTCAGCGCGGATTTATTGGTCAACAGTGGCGTTCGTCTGGCAGAACTCATGAATGTCAGACCTTTCATAATTGGCGTGACCGTCGTTTCTTTCGTTTCTTCCGTGCCGGAGCTTTCGATTAGCATGGTCAGTCTTTCCCATCACCAACCCGATATCATGATCGGAAATATTATCGGCAGCAATATCGCCAACGTGGGCCTCATTTTACCCATCGCAGTTTTGATCAGACCTGCTCATTTGCGCGAAAAAGTACTCAACAGAGATGTCGTCGTCATGTTCATGGCAACGATTTTGTTCTGCTCATTGCTAATCGGCGGGAAGCTTCACCGCTGGGAAGGCTTGCTGCTTTTTGCCGCGATTATTCTGTACAACATTTCTCTGATTCACTCGTCAAATTTGAGAAAATCGAAATCGATTTCTCACTACAAAACAGCGAAGCTCTTTCTGCAAGGATCTTACGCCAACTGGAAATGCTTCATCTTGCTGCTCGTCGGATTGGTCGGCATGATTTACTCCGCGAAAATCATTGTCAAATCAGCAGCGGACATCGCTGAAATGCTGAACATCAGCAAAATGGTGATCAGCATCTCCATGGTAGCCATCGCCACCGCGCTGCCGGAATTGGGAATGGCAGTAGTCAGTTCAATCCGCAATCAAAGCGATCTTTTGCTGGGAAATATTATCGGCAGTAATATTTATAATTTGCTGTTTGTCACCGGGTTTTCTGCAATTATTTTTCCGGTGGGAAATATTGGGCAGGAAATTTTGATGAAATTATTGGCAATGCTGATCTTCAGCTTCTTCATCCTTCCTTTTGCGCTTCGTGAGAGAGTCTCCAGAAAGTCAGCGTTGCTCTTTCTGCTCGTTTACGTAGGTTACATTTCGGTTTTA
This region of Calditrichota bacterium genomic DNA includes:
- a CDS encoding sodium:calcium antiporter yields the protein MHIHFFHFLIGILLLYFSADLLVNSGVRLAELMNVRPFIIGVTVVSFVSSVPELSISMVSLSHHQPDIMIGNIIGSNIANVGLILPIAVLIRPAHLREKVLNRDVVVMFMATILFCSLLIGGKLHRWEGLLLFAAIILYNISLIHSSNLRKSKSISHYKTAKLFLQGSYANWKCFILLLVGLVGMIYSAKIIVKSAADIAEMLNISKMVISISMVAIATALPELGMAVVSSIRNQSDLLLGNIIGSNIYNLLFVTGFSAIIFPVGNIGQEILMKLLAMLIFSFFILPFALRERVSRKSALLFLLVYVGYISVLYLP